A stretch of Apostichopus japonicus isolate 1M-3 chromosome 9, ASM3797524v1, whole genome shotgun sequence DNA encodes these proteins:
- the LOC139973769 gene encoding fibrinogen-like protein A — MYLILILLGGSCSKGQDAEDKVKGYFKCTPKRTVASQDHTTGYDSTSSQINTSPISTTVCEQGMEFCYNVTEFGCATPDHCVCNLTSTNTTISAGGFYVNGNCTKRAHCINGNVTWDGEYSCSPNAQCEEQSNVRQCYCRTGYHGDGQTCEFPDCKGVYDSGYNTSGIYTIKPTNWTGSPFTAYCNMTDGGGWTVFQRRVNGSVDFYRNWTSYKEGFGELDHEFWLGNDKLYYLTNQGSYTLRIDLVDSEGTPFYAKYDLFRINDENDKYRLSELGSFDGTARDTHSANDAMYYHFGQAFSTHDRDNDKIYHSCVKERYGGWWYKGCCPANLNGKYNATNVGDGTYCCGLESTVCWRNLPGPNHNIKYTEMKIRPV; from the exons ATGTATCTCATATTAATTCTCCTTGGTGGTAGTTGCAGCAAAG GACAAGACGCGGAGGATAAAGTGAAGGGCTATTTTAAATGTACTCCTAAGAGAACGGTTGCTTCGCAAG ATCATACAACCGGTTATGACAGCACCTCCTCCCAGATTAACACGTCTCCTATTAGCACAACTGTTTGTGAACAAGGTATGGAGTTCTGCTACAATGTAACTGAGTTTGGCTGTGCGACGCCTGACCATTGTGTATGTAATCTCACAAGTACCAATACAACAATCTCG GCCGGTGGATTTTATGTCAATGGTAATTGTACAAAGAGGGCTCACTGTATCAACGGCAATGTCACCTGGGATGGCGAATACAGTTGCAGCCCCAATGCACAGTGTGAGGAACAAAGCAATGTTCGTCAATGTTACTGCAGGactggttaccatggtgatggcCAGACATGCGAGTTCCCCGACTGCAAAGGTGTTTATGACAGCGGTTATAATACCAGCGGTATATACACTATTAAACCAACCAACTGGACTGGATCACCATTTACTGCTTATTgtaacatgactgacggaggtggatggacg gtGTTCCAACGTCGTGTTAATGGTTCCGTTGATTTTTATCGTAATTGGACCAGCTACAAAGAAGGCTTCGGTGAGCTGGACCATGAGTTTTGGTTGGGTAATGACAAGCTGTACTATCTCACCAATCAAGGTAGCTACACACTCAGGATTGATCTGGTGGACAGTGAAGGAACTCCATTCTACGCTAAATATGATTTATTCCGGATCAACGATGAAAATGACAAGTATCGTCTCTCTGAACTGGGTTCTTTCGACGGGACAGCACGTGACACACATTCCG CTAACGATGCTATGTATTATCACTTTGGACAAGCTTTCAGTACCCACGACCGCgataatgataaaatatatcACTCCTGTGTAAAAGAAAGATATGGTGGTTGGTGGTACAAAGGCTGCTGTCCTGCCAATCTCAACGGCAAATACAACGCTACTAACGTCGGTGACGGTACTTATTGTTGTGGTCTGGAATCAACTGTTTGTTGGAGAAATCTACCTGGCCCCAATCACAATATTAAATACACCGAGATGAAGATTCGACCTGTTTAG